The Streptomyces sp. NBC_01255 genome window below encodes:
- a CDS encoding amidinotransferase, translating to MEREQERERTRARADAIGRATARPGEEVDLSAVALNSYTEWDPLREVVVGSLSGGVFPGWQESLAHTLPESAWRNSKEEGGLPFPAAHLKAAEEELDALAEVLEGEGISVVRPDAVNHARPFRTPHWESAGGLYAGMPRDLLMVVGDAVIEAPMSWRCRYHEGDAFRTLLKSWFRRGARWMPAPRPQLTDELYQTPGGADSPDRERWAVTEFEPVFDAADFLRFGQDIVVQRSHVTNDFGIDWVRRALGPEFTVSVIETDDPHAMHIDATLAPLAPGKLLVNPERYVPHTLFEGWEILPAPAPTLPSDWPMYFCSPWVSMNVLSLDPETVVVERQEQPLIDALTAWGFRCVPVDFRHVYSFGGSFHCVTLDTVRDGGPGKYLGSTESSTR from the coding sequence TTGGAACGGGAACAGGAACGGGAACGGACACGAGCGCGGGCAGACGCGATCGGCCGCGCCACCGCCAGGCCCGGCGAGGAGGTCGACCTGTCCGCCGTAGCGCTCAACTCGTACACCGAGTGGGATCCGCTGCGCGAAGTCGTCGTCGGCTCTCTCTCCGGCGGGGTCTTCCCCGGCTGGCAGGAGTCGCTGGCGCACACGTTGCCCGAATCGGCGTGGCGCAACAGCAAGGAGGAGGGCGGGCTGCCGTTCCCTGCCGCCCACCTCAAGGCGGCCGAGGAGGAACTGGACGCACTGGCCGAGGTCCTGGAGGGCGAGGGCATCAGTGTGGTGCGGCCCGACGCGGTCAATCACGCGCGGCCGTTCCGGACTCCGCACTGGGAGTCCGCGGGCGGCCTGTACGCGGGCATGCCCCGGGACCTGCTGATGGTCGTGGGGGACGCCGTCATCGAGGCGCCGATGTCCTGGCGGTGCCGGTACCACGAAGGGGACGCCTTCCGGACGCTGCTCAAGTCGTGGTTCCGGCGCGGGGCCCGCTGGATGCCGGCGCCCCGGCCGCAGTTGACGGACGAGCTGTACCAGACGCCCGGCGGCGCGGACTCTCCCGACAGGGAGCGCTGGGCCGTCACCGAGTTCGAACCGGTCTTCGACGCCGCCGACTTCCTCCGGTTCGGCCAGGACATCGTCGTACAGCGCAGCCATGTCACCAACGACTTCGGCATCGACTGGGTCCGGCGGGCCCTGGGGCCGGAGTTCACCGTCTCGGTCATCGAGACCGATGACCCGCACGCCATGCACATCGACGCCACCCTCGCTCCGCTGGCCCCGGGGAAGCTGCTGGTGAATCCCGAACGGTACGTCCCTCACACGTTGTTCGAGGGCTGGGAGATCCTGCCGGCGCCCGCTCCGACGCTGCCGTCGGACTGGCCGATGTACTTCTGCAGCCCGTGGGTGAGCATGAACGTGCTGTCCCTGGATCCGGAGACGGTCGTCGTGGAGCGCCAGGAGCAGCCGCTCATCGACGCCCTGACCGCCTGGGGCTTCAGGTGCGTGCCGGTGGACTTCCGGCACGTCTACAGCTTCGGCGGATCGTTCCACTGCGTGACCCTCGACACCGTGCGCGACGGAGGGCCCGGCAAGTACCTGGGCTCCACCGAGAGTTCGACCAGGTAG
- a CDS encoding SDR family oxidoreductase — MGRTAPHIRVNAACPCHVLTPVQRAEYSERQLAEQAGVVPLQRLGAPEVIAPLIHCLPSPDAAFVTGPSFVIDGGETAGGLAGAR; from the coding sequence CGGGTGAACGCGGCCTGCCCCTGTCACGTGCTGACGCCCGTGCAGCGGGCCGAGTACAGCGAGCGGCAGCTCGCCGAGCAGGCCGGGGTCGTACCGCTGCAACGCCTGGGCGCACCCGAGGTGATCGCCCCCCTGATCCACTGCCTCCCCTCCCCCGACGCCGCGTTCGTGACCGGTCCGTCCTTCGTGATCGACGGCGGCGAGACGGCGGGCGGACTGGCCGGCGCGCGCTAG